In Eucalyptus grandis isolate ANBG69807.140 chromosome 4, ASM1654582v1, whole genome shotgun sequence, the following proteins share a genomic window:
- the LOC104441663 gene encoding UDP-glucose 4-epimerase GEPI48, whose amino-acid sequence MAAQPSVLVTGGCGYIGSHTVLQLLLGGFRATVVDNLDNSSEIAVRRVRELAGEYGPNLDFHKMDLRDRPALEELFASTKFDAVIHFAGLKAVGESVQKPLLYYDNNLIGTITLLEVMASHECKKLVFSSSATVYGWPKEVPCTEEFPLCATNPYGRTKLIIEDICRDVYRADSEWKIILLRYFNPVGAYPSGYIGEDPRGIPNNLMPYVQQVAVGRRPALTVFGNDYATVDGTGVRDYIHVVDLADGHIAALRKLDESNVGCEVYNLGTGKGTSVLEMVAAFEKASGKEIPLVMAGRRPGDAEIVYASTEKAERELNWKAKYGIEEMCRDQWNWASQNPYGYGSPETSD is encoded by the exons atggCGGCGCAGCCCAGCGTCCTCGTCACCGGCGGCTGCGGGTACATTGGGAGCCACACCGTGCTCCAGCTCCTGCTCGGCGGCTTCCGGGCCACCGTCGTCGACAACCTGGACAACTCCTCGGAAATCGCCGTCCGGAGAGTCAGGGAGCTCGCCGGCGAGTACGGCCCTAACCTCGACTTCCACAAG ATGGACCTTCGTGACAGACCAGCCCTCGAGGAACTATTCGCCTCGACAAA GTTTGATGCTGTCATACACTTTGCTGGATTGAAAGCAGTCGGCGAAAGTGTACAGAAACCGCTGCTTTATTATGATAACAATCTTATTGGGACAATTACTTTACTAGAAGTGATGGCTTCCCATGAATGTAAAAAG CTTGTTTTCTCGTCATCTGCTACAGTTTATGGCTGGCCTAAGGAGGTCCCATGCACGGAGGAGTTTCCCCTTTGTGCTACGAATCCATATGGACGAACCAAG CTAATTATCGAAGATATTTGTCGTGATGTCTACCGAGCGGATTCTGAGTGGAAAATCATATTGCTGAGATACTTCAATCCCGTGGGTGCATATCCCAGTGGCTACATTGGTGAGGATCCTCGTGGTATTCCAAACAAtctcatgccatatgtgcagCAAGTTGCTGTTGGCAGGCGACCTGCCCTGACGGTTTTTGGAAATGACTATGCAACAGTAGATGGTACAGGG GTCCGCGATTACATCCATGTGGTTGACTTAGCAGATGGACATATAGCAGCATTACGCAAACTCGATGAATCTAATGTCG GTTGTGAAGTGTACAACTTAGGAACAGGTAAAGGAACGTCAGTTTTGGAGATGGTTGCTGCATTTGAGAAGGCATCTGGAAAG GAAATTCCTCTTGTAATGGCTGGAAGAAGACCTGGCGATGCGGAAATTGTGTATGCTTCGACAGAGAAAGCTGAGCGCGAATTGAATTGGAA GGCAAAGTATGGGATTGAAGAGATGTGTAGGGATCAATGGAACTGGGCCAGCCAAAACCCTTATGGCTATGGATCTCCTGAGACGTCAGATTGA